The following proteins come from a genomic window of Mammaliicoccus sp. Marseille-Q6498:
- a CDS encoding 2-oxoacid:acceptor oxidoreductase subunit alpha, which translates to MKSQISWKVGGQQGEGIESTGEIFATAMNRQGYYLYGYRHFSSRIKGGHTNNKIRVSSTPIRAISDDLDILIAFDQETIDVNYDEMREGSIIIADAKAKPENPEDSKAQLVSLPFTSIAKELGTALMKNMVAVGATCAVMDLDIKIFESLIHDLFSRKGEKVVDLNVQALNEGYRLMKAEMDDLESEHTLEPIDSEGHLFMIGNDAIGLGAVAAGVRFMAAYPITPASEIMEYMIDRLPALGGAVIQTEDEIAACTMAIGSNYAGVRSFTASAGPGLSLMMESIGLSGMTETPLVIVNTQRGGPSTGLPTKQEQSDLMQMIYGTHGDIPKIVLAPTSASDAFYLTIEAFNLAEEYQCPVILLSDLQLSLGKQTVESLDYDKIEIRRGALLEGDLETPEDKAYFKRYALTDSGVSPRVLPGTKGGIHHVTGVEHNEEGKPSEGAENRQKQMDKRMRKTAQLLIDEPVESNEKYDEADILYVGFISTAGAIEEAITRLDQTDAKVNHIQIRQLHPFPTDVVQAAFDKAKKVVVAEHNYQGQLSNIIKMNINHQNKIINQTKYDGTPFLPHEIEDKALEIVSNMKELI; encoded by the coding sequence ATGAAATCACAAATTTCATGGAAAGTTGGCGGTCAGCAAGGCGAAGGAATTGAATCAACAGGAGAAATATTCGCAACTGCTATGAATCGTCAAGGATATTATTTATACGGATACCGTCATTTTTCAAGTAGAATTAAAGGCGGACACACAAACAATAAAATTAGAGTATCATCCACGCCAATAAGAGCGATCAGTGATGATTTAGATATATTAATAGCATTTGATCAAGAAACGATAGATGTAAATTATGACGAAATGCGTGAAGGTAGTATTATTATTGCCGACGCTAAAGCAAAACCGGAAAACCCAGAAGACAGCAAAGCACAATTAGTAAGCTTGCCTTTTACAAGTATTGCTAAAGAATTAGGAACTGCATTAATGAAAAATATGGTTGCAGTAGGTGCAACTTGTGCCGTAATGGATTTAGATATTAAAATATTTGAATCATTAATTCATGATTTATTCAGTCGTAAAGGTGAAAAAGTTGTAGATTTAAACGTTCAAGCTTTGAATGAAGGTTATAGATTAATGAAAGCTGAAATGGACGATTTAGAAAGTGAACATACTTTAGAGCCAATTGATTCAGAAGGTCATTTATTTATGATTGGTAACGATGCGATTGGTTTAGGTGCGGTTGCTGCAGGTGTTAGATTTATGGCAGCATATCCAATTACACCAGCTTCAGAAATTATGGAGTATATGATTGATCGTTTACCTGCATTAGGTGGCGCAGTAATACAAACTGAAGATGAAATCGCGGCTTGTACGATGGCAATAGGTTCTAATTATGCTGGTGTACGTTCATTTACTGCATCTGCTGGACCAGGATTGTCACTTATGATGGAATCAATTGGTTTATCAGGCATGACTGAAACGCCGCTTGTTATTGTAAATACACAACGTGGTGGACCTTCTACTGGTTTACCAACTAAACAAGAACAATCTGACTTAATGCAAATGATTTATGGTACACACGGTGATATTCCAAAAATCGTACTAGCTCCGACTAGTGCTAGCGATGCATTCTATTTAACGATTGAAGCATTTAATTTGGCAGAAGAATATCAATGTCCAGTTATTTTACTTTCTGATTTACAATTATCATTAGGTAAACAGACAGTTGAATCACTAGATTACGATAAAATCGAAATTCGTCGTGGGGCTTTATTAGAAGGAGATTTAGAAACACCTGAAGATAAAGCATACTTTAAACGTTACGCTTTAACTGATTCAGGCGTATCTCCAAGAGTATTGCCTGGTACTAAAGGTGGTATTCATCACGTTACTGGTGTTGAGCATAATGAAGAAGGTAAACCTTCTGAAGGCGCTGAAAACAGACAGAAACAAATGGATAAACGTATGCGTAAAACAGCTCAATTGCTTATAGATGAACCAGTTGAATCAAATGAGAAATATGATGAAGCGGACATTTTATATGTTGGATTTATTTCAACTGCTGGCGCAATAGAAGAAGCCATTACAAGATTAGATCAAACAGATGCTAAAGTGAATCATATTCAAATCAGACAGCTTCATCCATTCCCTACAGATGTTGTACAAGCTGCATTTGATAAAGCTAAAAAAGTTGTCGTAGCAGAACATAATTATCAAGGACAATTATCAAATATCATTAAGATGAACATTAATCATCAAAATAAAATTATCAATCAAACAAAATATGACGGTACACCATTCTTACCTCATGAAATTGAAGATAAAGCGTTAGAGATCGTAAGTAACATGAAGGAGTTGATATAA
- a CDS encoding TIGR00282 family metallophosphoesterase translates to MRILFIGDIVGKLGREQLETYLPKIKSTYKPTLTIVNAENAAHGKGLTEKLYKEILRMGADFLTMGNHTYGQREIYDFIGQANRMVRPANFPEEAPGIGMRIIKVNDKDVAIINLQGRSFMAAIDCPFKKADELIEEASKVTPYIFVDFHAETTSEKNAMGWYLNGRVSAMVGTHTHIQTSDERVLNEGTAYITDVGMTGYYDGILGINKDEVIERFITSLPQRHNLPDSGRKVLSGVVIDLKQDGTAKKIQRVLINDDHPFE, encoded by the coding sequence TTGAGAATTTTATTTATAGGTGATATCGTAGGTAAATTAGGTAGAGAACAGTTGGAAACTTATTTGCCAAAAATTAAATCAACATATAAACCGACATTAACAATCGTGAATGCTGAAAATGCAGCACACGGTAAAGGTTTAACTGAAAAATTATATAAAGAGATTTTGCGCATGGGTGCAGACTTTTTAACGATGGGGAATCACACATACGGTCAAAGAGAGATTTATGACTTTATAGGGCAAGCGAATAGAATGGTACGTCCTGCGAATTTTCCTGAAGAAGCACCTGGAATAGGTATGAGAATTATTAAAGTTAACGATAAAGATGTAGCAATCATAAATTTACAAGGTCGTTCTTTCATGGCAGCAATTGACTGTCCATTTAAAAAAGCTGACGAATTAATTGAAGAGGCTTCAAAAGTAACACCTTATATATTTGTTGATTTCCATGCTGAAACAACATCAGAAAAAAATGCAATGGGTTGGTATTTAAACGGTAGAGTAAGTGCTATGGTCGGAACACATACGCATATTCAAACATCTGATGAACGTGTGTTAAATGAAGGTACTGCGTATATAACTGATGTTGGTATGACAGGTTATTATGATGGTATTCTAGGTATTAATAAAGATGAAGTGATTGAGCGATTTATTACGAGCTTACCACAACGTCATAATTTACCAGATTCAGGTAGAAAAGTATTGTCAGGTGTCGTAATAGATTTAAAACAAGATGGTACAGCTAAAAAAATACAAAGAGTACTGATTAATGACGATCATCCATTTGAGTAG
- a CDS encoding ABC transporter ATP-binding protein, whose product MSLRQPYGHQTVWKADDLSKTNPRKKKRARDTKGTLLNIWNLIDEKRVQLIVVIFMIICSSLLSLVGPFLIGRIIDTKIIPKDLSGLTQYIVILFVVYILLSVTSYIGSFMMVSIAQRTVFLLRDQLFKHFQKLPVSYYDKKQHGELMSRMQNDIENVSQVLNSSFIQFTSSVVTLIGTLSIMLYLSPLLTLLTVIIIPIMFISLKWITARTSVLYALRQKQLGIMNGYIEEIVNGQTVVKAFSQEKYVMETFNNKAKNVREYTFWSITIGGMIPKVMNYLNNLSFAIVAGIGGILALNSTAGVTVGVIVIFAEYARQFTRPLSDLANQFNTVLSAIAGAERVFDIMNEPIEQDEADAIEYEDLQGDIEFKNVNFRYDPEQKTPTIKDLSFKINSGESVALVGATGAGKTTIVQLILHYYDIESGEIVIDDLPLNKITRQSLRKEIGVVLQDPYLFDGTIKDNIKYGTPNATDEQVIEAAKKANAHDFIEALDNGYDTELKGESGSLSQGERQLVSIARCLLQDPKILLLDEATSSIDTVTEIKIQEALETLMIGRTSIIIAHRLNTVKKADLVFVLAHGELVESGTQQSLIEQQGIYYHMLNAGDEEQIKELN is encoded by the coding sequence ATGAGTTTAAGACAACCATATGGTCATCAAACTGTTTGGAAAGCTGATGATTTATCTAAAACAAATCCGAGAAAGAAAAAAAGAGCGCGAGATACGAAAGGCACTCTGTTAAATATTTGGAATTTAATTGATGAAAAACGTGTTCAACTCATTGTTGTCATATTTATGATTATTTGTTCATCATTATTAAGTTTAGTCGGACCATTTTTAATAGGGAGAATAATCGATACAAAAATAATTCCTAAAGATTTAAGTGGTTTGACCCAATATATTGTCATTTTATTTGTTGTGTATATCTTATTATCTGTTACATCATATATAGGGTCATTCATGATGGTAAGTATCGCACAAAGAACAGTATTTTTACTTCGAGATCAATTGTTCAAGCACTTTCAAAAACTCCCTGTATCTTATTATGATAAAAAGCAACACGGAGAACTGATGAGTAGAATGCAAAATGATATTGAAAATGTATCCCAAGTATTAAACTCGTCATTTATTCAGTTTACTTCTAGTGTTGTAACTTTAATCGGAACACTTTCAATCATGCTATATTTAAGTCCATTACTAACGTTATTAACGGTCATTATCATACCGATTATGTTCATCAGTTTAAAATGGATTACAGCTCGTACAAGTGTTTTATACGCGTTAAGACAAAAACAACTTGGTATTATGAATGGTTATATAGAAGAAATAGTGAACGGACAAACCGTTGTAAAAGCTTTTTCACAAGAAAAATATGTAATGGAAACATTTAATAATAAAGCTAAAAATGTTCGAGAATATACATTTTGGTCAATTACAATAGGCGGCATGATACCTAAAGTAATGAACTACTTAAATAATTTAAGTTTTGCTATTGTCGCTGGTATTGGGGGTATATTGGCATTAAATAGTACTGCAGGTGTAACAGTAGGTGTGATTGTTATTTTTGCTGAATATGCAAGACAATTTACGCGACCTTTATCAGATTTAGCAAACCAGTTTAACACGGTTTTATCTGCTATTGCTGGTGCTGAACGTGTGTTTGATATTATGAATGAACCTATAGAGCAAGATGAAGCAGATGCTATTGAGTATGAAGATTTACAAGGTGACATAGAATTTAAAAATGTTAATTTCAGATACGATCCAGAACAAAAAACACCTACAATAAAAGATTTATCATTTAAAATTAATAGTGGGGAGTCCGTTGCCTTAGTTGGCGCTACCGGTGCCGGAAAAACGACAATTGTACAATTGATACTGCATTATTATGATATTGAATCTGGTGAAATCGTGATAGATGATTTGCCACTTAACAAAATAACACGTCAATCTTTAAGAAAAGAAATAGGTGTGGTACTACAAGACCCATATTTATTCGATGGTACAATTAAAGATAATATTAAATACGGCACACCAAATGCTACAGACGAACAAGTAATTGAAGCGGCAAAAAAAGCGAATGCACACGATTTTATTGAAGCACTTGATAATGGATATGATACAGAATTAAAAGGTGAATCAGGATCTTTATCTCAAGGAGAGCGACAATTAGTTTCTATAGCAAGATGCTTACTCCAAGACCCAAAAATCTTATTATTAGATGAGGCAACAAGCAGTATTGATACCGTAACAGAAATCAAAATTCAAGAAGCACTTGAAACATTAATGATAGGCAGAACAAGTATTATTATTGCGCACAGATTAAATACTGTTAAAAAAGCAGACTTAGTATTTGTACTTGCTCACGGAGAATTAGTAGAATCAGGAACACAGCAGTCATTAATTGAGCAACAAGGCATTTATTATCATATGCTAAACGCAGGTGATGAAGAACAAATTAAAGAGCTGAATTAA
- a CDS encoding MTH1187 family thiamine-binding protein: MTNTLMSIQIIPEHKETGVIPLVDEAIRIIDESGLKYEVHPLETTIEGDMNACLILIEQINERMVELECDSIISQVKFYHVPEGIMMETLTEKYKS; encoded by the coding sequence ATGACAAACACATTAATGAGTATTCAAATTATCCCAGAACATAAAGAAACAGGTGTGATTCCATTAGTTGATGAAGCGATTAGAATTATTGATGAATCAGGATTAAAGTACGAAGTTCATCCTTTAGAAACAACAATTGAAGGGGATATGAATGCGTGTCTTATTTTAATTGAACAAATAAATGAACGCATGGTTGAGTTAGAATGCGACAGCATTATTTCTCAAGTGAAGTTTTATCATGTTCCTGAAGGTATTATGATGGAAACTTTAACAGAAAAGTATAAATCTTAG
- a CDS encoding 2-oxoacid:ferredoxin oxidoreductase subunit beta translates to MATFKDFRNNVKPNWCPGCGDFSVQAAIQKAAANVGLEPEGVALITGIGCSGRLSGYVNSYGVHSIHGRSLPLAQGVKMANRDLTVIASGGDGDGFAIGMGHTIHALRRNMDITYIVMDNQIYGLTKGQTSPSSAKGFVTKSTPKGNIEQNVAPLELALSSGATFVAQSFSSDIKELTGIIEEAINHKGFSFVNVFSPCVTYNKVNTYDWFKENLTKLADIEDYDASNKSQAIQTVMERESLVTGIVYQDKETPSYEQLIEQFDEQPLVKKSLKLEQNQFEELVSQFK, encoded by the coding sequence TTGGCAACATTTAAAGATTTTAGAAATAATGTTAAACCAAACTGGTGTCCGGGTTGTGGAGATTTCTCAGTACAAGCTGCTATTCAAAAAGCTGCAGCAAATGTTGGACTTGAACCAGAAGGCGTTGCCCTTATTACAGGTATTGGATGTTCTGGACGTTTAAGCGGTTATGTAAATTCATATGGTGTTCACTCAATTCATGGTCGTTCATTACCATTAGCGCAAGGCGTTAAAATGGCGAATAGAGATCTTACAGTTATAGCATCTGGTGGAGATGGCGATGGATTTGCAATTGGTATGGGTCATACTATTCATGCACTTAGAAGAAATATGGATATCACTTATATCGTAATGGATAACCAAATTTATGGATTAACTAAAGGACAAACTTCACCTAGTTCAGCTAAAGGATTTGTTACGAAATCAACACCAAAAGGTAACATCGAGCAAAATGTAGCACCTTTAGAACTCGCATTATCATCTGGCGCTACTTTTGTTGCGCAAAGTTTTTCAAGTGATATTAAAGAATTAACAGGTATAATTGAAGAAGCGATTAATCATAAAGGCTTTTCATTTGTTAACGTATTTTCACCTTGTGTAACGTACAACAAAGTGAATACGTATGATTGGTTCAAAGAAAATTTAACAAAACTTGCTGATATTGAAGATTATGATGCTTCAAATAAATCACAAGCTATACAAACTGTAATGGAAAGAGAATCTTTAGTTACAGGGATTGTTTATCAAGATAAAGAAACACCTTCTTATGAACAGTTAATTGAACAATTTGATGAACAACCACTTGTTAAAAAATCACTAAAATTAGAACAAAACCAATTTGAGGAACTTGTTTCTCAATTTAAATAA
- a CDS encoding CDP-glycerol glycerophosphotransferase family protein translates to MKIKILGFNLFAKGGTSRSNINLIKTFIRANHEVAYYNLKHFDKSARFNTMINEELNDTKLTFETFNDAADLKDADLVILTRESFFYIARELKILESNAKIVGEIHAPLAYISNDQDLAFDAIDAYRVSSKEIKKDFMKRFNVKNVFNQYVDASHIRINDQPSITKRNLLIKARFEDNIKDISYVIKLMNCIVNVKGNENIQLYIKGYGPSEVLYKNLIDYYNLEDHIHINQKEPMTYVYISSSPYETLGYSILESIAEGNKTFIFEGEDGALHDIYHKYHAVRFLEKNIETDCEQLLSFIEKKYTKQERTEDIIRLKETFIDRDYADDFINSSMACMDERKKVPLIHINKKKKIKRKSKLDKGRDLYETYKNKPILKSVLNNQMIFNFAKKRYQKKKTNHLIRYYNQITPSEDKVFLESFHGSNFSGDPKYIAIYLKKHYPNKEIFVSSQNALVDMEIRNYNLIPVRFGSELYSRTFRECKYVFVNSNTLDKVYKHSEQIFIQTWHGFPLKRMLNDLNDLTERKLQVDAFKPRMKKWDYLLSSSEFNTMLFDSAFGTKNNEHLKILQLGAPRNEYLISSGAEEEERIRSKYFFTSKRNKKFILFCPTWRQEKRKILSKTNLNVLLDNLPDEYEIIVKLHPNEAHLRANYSNLSDRVHCFYNEFVDIQELYLISDVMITDYSSTIFDFAHLNKLILLLQEDNEEYSNSIGFYFDIFELENIQVAHFDERILAKQITAKRETNYHHLTNRLLTDDKIGTTKNIVNFIMK, encoded by the coding sequence ATGAAAATCAAAATATTGGGATTTAACCTTTTTGCAAAGGGTGGTACATCGCGTAGTAATATCAACTTAATTAAAACTTTCATAAGAGCTAATCATGAAGTGGCTTATTACAATTTAAAGCATTTTGATAAAAGTGCTAGATTTAATACGATGATTAATGAAGAACTAAATGATACGAAGCTAACATTCGAAACATTTAATGATGCTGCTGATTTAAAAGATGCTGATTTAGTTATTTTAACAAGGGAATCATTCTTTTATATAGCTAGAGAACTAAAGATTTTAGAATCTAATGCTAAAATTGTTGGTGAAATACATGCACCACTCGCTTATATTTCAAATGATCAGGATTTGGCTTTTGATGCTATCGATGCATATAGGGTTAGTTCTAAAGAAATAAAAAAGGATTTTATGAAACGATTTAACGTAAAAAATGTGTTTAATCAATATGTCGATGCTTCTCATATTAGAATTAATGATCAGCCAAGTATTACAAAACGAAACTTATTAATTAAAGCTCGGTTTGAAGATAATATTAAAGATATTTCATATGTTATAAAATTAATGAATTGCATTGTAAATGTTAAGGGAAATGAGAATATACAGTTGTATATTAAAGGTTATGGTCCCTCAGAAGTGTTGTATAAAAATTTAATAGATTATTATAATTTGGAAGATCACATTCATATTAATCAAAAAGAACCTATGACTTATGTTTATATATCTTCATCACCATATGAAACATTAGGTTATTCCATTTTAGAGTCTATAGCTGAAGGAAATAAAACCTTTATATTTGAAGGAGAAGATGGGGCATTACATGATATTTATCATAAATATCATGCGGTTAGGTTTTTAGAAAAAAACATAGAAACGGATTGTGAACAATTACTTTCATTCATCGAAAAAAAGTATACGAAACAAGAAAGAACAGAAGATATCATAAGATTGAAAGAAACATTTATTGATAGAGATTATGCAGATGATTTTATCAATTCATCTATGGCATGTATGGATGAACGTAAAAAAGTACCGTTAATCCATATAAATAAAAAGAAAAAAATTAAACGAAAATCTAAACTTGATAAAGGTAGAGATTTGTATGAAACATATAAGAATAAACCAATTTTAAAATCAGTATTAAATAATCAAATGATTTTCAACTTTGCTAAAAAGAGATATCAAAAGAAAAAGACTAATCATTTAATTCGATACTATAATCAAATTACACCATCTGAAGATAAAGTGTTCTTAGAGTCTTTTCATGGTTCAAATTTCAGTGGTGATCCAAAGTATATTGCTATTTATTTGAAAAAGCATTATCCGAACAAGGAAATATTCGTCAGTTCACAAAACGCTTTAGTAGATATGGAAATAAGAAATTATAATTTAATACCTGTTAGATTCGGTAGTGAACTTTATAGTAGGACTTTTAGAGAATGTAAATATGTATTTGTAAATAGTAATACGTTAGATAAAGTATACAAACATAGTGAACAAATTTTCATTCAAACGTGGCACGGTTTCCCCTTAAAAAGAATGTTGAATGATTTAAATGATTTGACTGAAAGAAAGTTACAAGTTGATGCATTTAAACCGAGAATGAAAAAATGGGATTATTTACTTTCGTCATCTGAGTTTAATACGATGTTGTTTGATTCTGCATTTGGAACTAAAAATAACGAACATTTAAAAATATTACAGCTTGGTGCACCAAGAAATGAGTATTTAATAAGTAGTGGCGCTGAAGAAGAGGAAAGAATTCGTTCGAAGTATTTCTTTACGAGTAAAAGGAATAAAAAATTTATACTGTTTTGTCCTACGTGGAGACAAGAAAAAAGAAAGATATTATCAAAAACTAATTTAAATGTTTTATTAGATAACTTGCCAGATGAATATGAAATTATCGTGAAGTTACATCCAAACGAAGCGCATTTAAGAGCCAATTATAGCAATTTAAGTGATCGTGTACATTGCTTTTATAATGAATTTGTAGATATTCAAGAGTTATATTTAATTTCAGATGTGATGATTACAGACTATTCATCTACAATTTTTGACTTTGCACATTTAAATAAACTTATTTTATTATTACAAGAAGATAACGAAGAATATTCTAATAGTATAGGATTCTACTTTGATATATTTGAATTAGAAAATATTCAAGTGGCTCATTTCGATGAAAGAATTCTAGCTAAACAAATAACCGCAAAAAGAGAAACAAATTATCATCATTTAACGAATAGGTTATTAACCGATGATAAAATCGGAACAACAAAAAATATTGTCAACTTTATTATGAAGTAA
- a CDS encoding GNAT family N-acetyltransferase yields the protein MEFRTINTDIEEMFNDYITKWYQSGETVVPWSTDVNIHGGFSNMLKMHEEAINHPNSDFVKAKTFVLIDDFEIKGAVNIRYDLNDFLRNKGGHVGYGVSPSQRGKGYATQLLAFAIKELRQDSVKEVLVTCSENNIASANVILNNGGIEDEPFISEEQEITRRFWIHLV from the coding sequence ATGGAGTTTAGAACAATTAATACAGATATAGAAGAAATGTTTAATGATTATATAACGAAATGGTATCAAAGTGGAGAGACAGTTGTTCCATGGTCAACTGATGTGAATATTCATGGTGGCTTTTCAAATATGTTAAAAATGCATGAAGAAGCAATAAACCATCCGAATTCTGACTTTGTTAAAGCTAAAACATTTGTTTTGATTGATGACTTTGAAATTAAAGGTGCAGTTAACATACGATATGACTTAAATGATTTTTTAAGAAATAAAGGTGGTCACGTCGGATATGGTGTTAGTCCGAGTCAAAGAGGTAAAGGTTATGCTACACAACTTCTTGCATTTGCAATTAAAGAATTACGTCAAGATTCTGTTAAAGAGGTATTAGTAACATGTTCTGAAAATAATATAGCAAGCGCTAATGTGATTTTAAATAATGGTGGCATTGAAGATGAACCTTTCATTTCTGAAGAACAGGAAATCACAAGACGATTTTGGATTCATCTTGTTTAA
- a CDS encoding ABC transporter ATP-binding protein, giving the protein MKTVLKFITPYKWLFILGLILMLVELAVELVQPIFISEIIDNGILKNDLNHVYLYLIIMLLTGLIALASGVWNSFVAGHVSQAFAYDLRTAQFSKIQTFSLATLEKFKTSSLITRLTSDVNNCDQAVYMSIRIMLRAPLMIIGSIIMSFIVEPKLAIYLVVGTPIIFVNIYLIARTGSKLFTKIQRKFDEMNRFFQQNLEAVRLIKASQTSKQETAQFKEKIKDIRHNYTYALRLMELINPSLLLIINGSILAVIWFGSDMVNSSTLEVGKLVAILNYGMRMQGGFGMLAFLIMTLSRMKASSDRIEEVLITKSDEKVVNNVTNRAPNYAYGLSFKNVSFTYPNGKKPVLEDINFEVKPKETFAIMGSTGSGKSTLLSLIPKMYQTTTGEILLNNKNVNDWEIEALRDAIGYVPQKALLFSGTIYENLQFGDPTAEDEMLEVSSEKAQIHHSIKDFDNQYETLIGQQGVTLSGGQKQRLSIARALVRKPGLLILDDSTSALDIKTESALWDALEEEDTTKLIVTQKISTAKTAHRIMLLVDGHIEAIGTHESLLETSKLYKEIANSQESAVSSS; this is encoded by the coding sequence GTGAAAACAGTACTTAAATTTATAACACCTTATAAATGGTTGTTCATTTTAGGGTTGATTTTAATGTTAGTCGAGTTGGCAGTAGAATTAGTTCAACCGATATTTATATCAGAAATAATAGATAATGGAATTTTAAAAAATGATTTAAATCATGTTTATTTGTATTTAATAATTATGCTTTTAACTGGACTGATAGCACTTGCTTCAGGTGTGTGGAATAGTTTTGTAGCTGGACATGTCAGTCAAGCATTTGCATATGATTTAAGAACGGCTCAATTTAGCAAAATTCAAACTTTCTCACTTGCCACATTAGAAAAATTTAAAACTTCAAGTTTAATAACAAGATTAACGAGTGATGTTAATAATTGTGATCAAGCTGTATATATGTCGATTAGAATTATGTTAAGAGCCCCACTTATGATAATTGGTAGTATTATTATGAGTTTTATAGTTGAACCAAAGTTGGCGATTTATTTAGTAGTTGGTACGCCAATTATTTTCGTTAATATTTATCTTATTGCACGTACAGGTTCTAAATTATTCACTAAAATCCAAAGAAAATTTGACGAAATGAACAGATTTTTCCAACAAAACTTAGAAGCTGTTAGATTAATTAAAGCGAGTCAAACAAGTAAACAAGAAACGGCACAGTTTAAAGAAAAAATTAAAGATATTCGACATAATTATACATATGCTTTAAGACTTATGGAGCTTATCAATCCCTCACTTCTATTAATTATTAATGGTAGTATATTAGCGGTTATTTGGTTCGGCTCAGATATGGTGAATTCTTCAACATTAGAAGTGGGTAAACTTGTAGCTATTTTAAACTATGGTATGAGAATGCAAGGCGGTTTTGGTATGTTAGCCTTCTTAATCATGACTTTAAGTCGAATGAAAGCTTCAAGTGACCGTATTGAAGAAGTACTCATAACAAAATCAGACGAAAAAGTTGTAAATAATGTGACAAATCGCGCGCCTAATTATGCTTATGGTTTATCTTTTAAAAATGTTTCGTTCACGTATCCGAACGGTAAAAAGCCTGTATTAGAGGATATCAATTTTGAAGTGAAACCGAAAGAGACGTTTGCAATTATGGGTTCTACTGGCTCTGGTAAATCAACGTTACTAAGTTTGATTCCTAAAATGTATCAAACGACTACTGGTGAAATATTGTTGAATAATAAAAATGTAAACGATTGGGAAATCGAAGCATTAAGAGATGCGATTGGATATGTACCACAAAAAGCTTTGTTGTTCTCAGGTACGATTTACGAGAACTTACAATTTGGTGATCCGACTGCAGAAGACGAAATGTTAGAAGTTTCTTCTGAAAAAGCACAAATTCACCATTCTATTAAAGATTTTGATAATCAATATGAAACTTTAATTGGTCAACAAGGTGTGACGTTGTCTGGTGGTCAAAAACAAAGACTTTCAATTGCAAGAGCACTTGTTAGAAAGCCAGGATTATTAATTTTAGATGATTCAACGTCAGCTCTAGATATTAAAACAGAATCTGCATTGTGGGATGCATTAGAAGAGGAAGATACGACAAAGTTAATCGTAACGCAAAAAATATCTACTGCTAAAACAGCACATCGTATTATGTTGCTTGTAGATGGTCACATAGAAGCAATTGGTACACATGAATCACTTCTTGAAACATCTAAACTTTATAAAGAAATTGCAAATAGTCAAGAAAGTGCGGTGAGTTCATCATGA